A single genomic interval of Ruminococcus sp. NK3A76 harbors:
- a CDS encoding type II secretion system protein: MKKSNKGFTLVELIVVIAIIGVLAAILVPSLMGYVKDSKISTANANAKQVYTSAATVATKQETAGYPIDDSAKSGTCFLGTKSGVTTATVAGGPYSADLEQGVKDNLGSGDDISWIVKFVDGAPECCYAGKTGADKYVGSYPAEADDKCSNGVDSATGANMSKTTKANDDANLK; this comes from the coding sequence ATGAAGAAGTCAAACAAAGGTTTTACACTCGTTGAGCTGATCGTTGTTATCGCAATCATCGGCGTACTCGCTGCAATCCTCGTACCTTCCCTTATGGGTTATGTAAAGGATTCCAAGATCTCTACAGCTAACGCTAACGCTAAGCAGGTTTACACATCTGCAGCTACAGTAGCTACAAAGCAGGAGACAGCTGGTTATCCTATCGATGATTCTGCCAAGTCTGGTACTTGCTTCCTCGGCACAAAGAGCGGTGTTACAACAGCTACAGTTGCTGGTGGCCCTTACTCTGCAGACCTTGAGCAGGGTGTTAAGGACAACCTCGGTTCCGGTGATGACATTTCTTGGATCGTAAAATTTGTTGACGGTGCTCCCGAGTGCTGCTATGCTGGTAAGACAGGTGCTGATAAGTATGTAGGTTCTTATCCTGCAGAGGCTGATGACAAGTGCTCTAACGGTGTTGACAGCGCTACAGGTGCTAACATGAGCAAGACAACAAAGGCTAACGATGACGCTAATCTTAAGTAA